From a region of the Actinomadura luzonensis genome:
- a CDS encoding peptidoglycan D,D-transpeptidase FtsI family protein codes for MSRGRVAVLRLLVLAMLATLLARLWFLQVMDGDRYARAAAGVRIRTVPVPPLRGRIVDVSGRPLAANRTRPVVTVDAAALAHQPDGGRAVLERLAGVLGQPYRQLASKVRPCGPGVGQPCWPGSPYEPVPVADGVAVPVALQVGERQRDFPGVRAELRPVRVHPRGAAAAHTLGYVQGGAGRAGLEAAYDRDLAGRPGLRTVAVDNTGAVTGTPREVPPVPGDTLVTSLDVRVQAVAEQALARALASGGGTSGAVVVLESGTGRLVALAGLPAYDPGVWTDGVTAREYARLPLLSPPVQGQWAPGSTWKVTSVAAAARAGYDLGASYACPGAYRVGDRLFRNFGGADLGRMTMRGALAVSCDTIFYRLADELWRRGDQALEETARGFGFGRPTGVDLPGEAAGAVPDAAAKRARWRATRAESCRRAATGYPEQADRARAAYLTAIARESCRDGGAWRGGDAANLAIGQGGVLVTPLQLARAYAAIANGGTLFAPRAGKAVVRPDGTTVRTITPPVTGRLPASAATLAFIRDALAQVPRTGTAAGAFRGFPFGRIAVAGKTGTAEAFGRRDTSWFASFAPDPAYTVVVVLSEGGLGAEGAAPAARAVWEGVLALRGAR; via the coding sequence GTGTCTAGGGGGCGGGTGGCGGTGCTGCGGCTGCTCGTCCTCGCGATGCTGGCCACGCTCCTGGCCCGCCTGTGGTTCCTGCAGGTGATGGACGGCGACCGGTACGCCCGCGCCGCCGCCGGCGTCCGGATCAGGACGGTGCCGGTGCCGCCGCTGCGGGGCCGGATCGTGGACGTGTCCGGCCGCCCGCTGGCCGCGAACCGCACTCGCCCGGTCGTCACCGTGGACGCCGCGGCGCTGGCGCACCAGCCCGACGGCGGCCGGGCGGTGCTGGAGCGCCTGGCCGGGGTGCTGGGGCAGCCGTACCGGCAGCTCGCGAGCAAGGTGCGCCCGTGCGGGCCCGGCGTCGGGCAGCCGTGCTGGCCGGGCTCCCCGTACGAGCCGGTCCCGGTCGCGGACGGCGTCGCCGTGCCCGTGGCGCTGCAGGTGGGCGAGCGGCAGCGGGACTTCCCCGGCGTCCGCGCCGAGCTGCGCCCCGTCCGCGTCCACCCGCGGGGCGCGGCGGCGGCGCACACGCTGGGCTACGTGCAGGGCGGCGCGGGCCGCGCCGGGCTGGAGGCGGCCTACGACCGCGACCTCGCGGGCCGTCCCGGGCTGCGCACGGTGGCGGTGGACAACACCGGCGCCGTCACCGGGACGCCGCGCGAGGTGCCGCCCGTCCCCGGCGACACCCTGGTGACCAGCTTGGACGTGCGGGTCCAGGCGGTCGCCGAGCAGGCGCTGGCCCGGGCCCTGGCGAGCGGCGGCGGCACGTCGGGGGCGGTCGTGGTGCTGGAGTCGGGCACCGGCCGGCTGGTGGCGCTGGCCGGGCTGCCCGCGTACGACCCGGGCGTGTGGACCGACGGCGTGACCGCCCGCGAGTACGCCCGGCTGCCGCTGCTGTCGCCGCCCGTGCAGGGCCAGTGGGCGCCCGGCTCGACGTGGAAGGTGACGTCCGTGGCCGCCGCCGCCCGCGCCGGCTACGACCTCGGCGCCTCCTACGCCTGCCCCGGCGCATACCGGGTCGGCGACCGGCTGTTCCGCAACTTCGGCGGCGCCGATCTGGGCCGGATGACGATGCGCGGCGCCCTGGCCGTGTCCTGCGACACGATCTTCTACCGGCTGGCGGACGAGCTGTGGCGGCGCGGCGACCAGGCGCTGGAGGAGACGGCCCGCGGGTTCGGCTTCGGCCGGCCGACCGGGGTGGACCTGCCGGGCGAGGCGGCGGGCGCGGTGCCGGACGCCGCGGCGAAACGGGCACGCTGGCGGGCCACGCGGGCGGAGAGCTGCCGCCGCGCCGCGACGGGCTACCCGGAGCAGGCCGACCGGGCGCGGGCCGCGTACCTGACGGCGATCGCCAGGGAGAGCTGCCGGGACGGCGGCGCGTGGCGGGGCGGCGACGCGGCGAACCTGGCGATCGGGCAGGGCGGCGTGCTGGTGACGCCGCTGCAGCTCGCCCGCGCGTACGCGGCGATCGCCAACGGCGGGACGCTGTTCGCGCCGCGGGCGGGGAAGGCTGTGGTGCGGCCGGACGGGACGACGGTCAGGACGATCACGCCGCCGGTGACCGGGCGGCTGCCCGCCTCGGCCGCGACGCTGGCCTTCATCAGGGACGCGCTGGCCCAGGTGCCGAGGACCGGGACCGCGGCGGGCGCGTTCAGGGGGTTCCCGTTCGGCCGGATCGCGGTGGCGGGGAAGACGGGGACGGCGGAGGCGTTCGGGCGGCGGGACACCTCGTGGTTCGCCTCGTTCGCGCCGGACCCGGCGTACACGGTGGTGGTCGTGCTGTCGGAGGGCGGCCTCGGCGCGGAGGGCGCGGCCCCGGCGGCCCGCGCCGTCTGGGAGGGCGTGCTCGCGCTGAGAGGGGCCCGATGA
- a CDS encoding FtsW/RodA/SpoVE family cell cycle protein, with protein MSGAGPRRRLAWTPVLGGSDRVLTAAALALSGTGLLLVWSATRASGAPGGLSGYGGPGGYGSPARQTGAVAAGLVLMWLVSRCDLRVLRAYVPPAYALALLALAAVLSPLGTRVNGAHSWLVLAPGVTLQPSEFAKVALALALAVPLGELREGRRRPGPGAVALALVLAAGPAGLIASQPDVGTMLVFAAMTGGALLASGAPKRWLAALALGAAGTAVAAWRLGLVRPYQLRRLLVLADPAADPGGAGYNAAQARIAIGSGGLLGKGLFHGGQTAGHFVPEQHTDFIFTVAGEELGFAGAAAILLVVGVLLWRGLSIARRSASPYGAVLAGGVVSWLAFQTFLNVGMTVGLAPVVGVPLPFVSYGGSATVAGLLAAGLLQAAHRTGKAVQP; from the coding sequence ATGAGCGGGGCGGGCCCGCGGCGGCGACTGGCCTGGACGCCGGTGCTGGGCGGGTCCGACCGGGTGCTGACGGCGGCGGCGCTGGCCCTGTCCGGGACGGGGCTGCTGCTGGTGTGGTCGGCCACCCGGGCGTCCGGCGCGCCCGGCGGGCTCAGTGGGTACGGCGGGCCCGGCGGGTACGGCTCGCCGGCCAGGCAGACGGGCGCGGTCGCGGCCGGGCTGGTGCTGATGTGGCTGGTGTCCCGGTGCGACCTGCGGGTGCTGCGGGCGTACGTGCCGCCGGCGTACGCGCTCGCGCTGCTGGCCCTGGCCGCGGTGCTGAGCCCGCTCGGGACGCGGGTGAACGGGGCGCACTCGTGGCTCGTGCTCGCGCCGGGCGTGACCCTCCAGCCGTCGGAGTTCGCGAAGGTGGCGCTGGCCCTGGCGCTCGCGGTGCCGCTGGGCGAGCTGCGCGAGGGGCGGCGGCGGCCGGGCCCCGGCGCGGTCGCGCTGGCTCTGGTGCTGGCCGCCGGGCCGGCCGGGCTGATCGCGTCGCAGCCGGACGTGGGGACGATGCTGGTGTTCGCGGCGATGACGGGCGGCGCGCTGCTGGCGTCGGGGGCGCCGAAGAGGTGGCTCGCGGCGCTGGCGCTCGGGGCGGCCGGGACGGCGGTGGCGGCCTGGCGGCTCGGCCTGGTGCGGCCGTACCAGCTCAGGCGGCTGCTCGTGCTGGCCGACCCGGCGGCCGACCCGGGCGGCGCGGGCTACAACGCGGCCCAGGCGCGCATCGCGATCGGCTCCGGCGGCCTGCTCGGCAAGGGCCTGTTCCACGGCGGGCAGACGGCGGGGCACTTCGTGCCCGAGCAGCACACCGACTTCATCTTCACGGTGGCCGGGGAGGAGCTGGGCTTCGCCGGGGCGGCGGCGATCCTGCTGGTGGTCGGGGTGCTGCTGTGGCGCGGGCTGTCGATCGCCCGGCGCAGCGCCTCCCCGTACGGGGCGGTGCTGGCCGGGGGCGTCGTGTCGTGGCTGGCGTTCCAGACGTTCCTGAACGTGGGCATGACGGTGGGGCTCGCGCCGGTCGTGGGCGTGCCGCTGCCGTTCGTCTCCTACGGCGGCTCGGCCACCGTGGCGGGGCTGCTGGCGGCCGGGCTGTTACAGGCCGCGCACCGGACGGGCAAGGCCGTGCAGCCGTAG
- a CDS encoding amidohydrolase family protein codes for MIDDFFVFDSVAHVLNFEPKNAYGRPGQMFSDHLYAFHTTLTPEGETRLAPEEFLRQWTVDDIRRMVFEESDTDMLVAMPLPLTDLYHDGLSPWQECAELAARDPDRTVFWGSVNPLEGRRALDLMERQVGEFNARAFKLYNVRYDYGSPYPWRMDDPRVAYPIFEKARDLGINLIGVHKGVPLGPQPIEHTQTWDMDGAAANFPDLNFVIFHVGLPFLDETCWQLVRYPNLYACLAATVNFVVRAPRMFAEIIGKLLFWCGEDKIIYGSEAPIFHPQWALRAFRDFRIPQDLCDGYGYPQLTDQAKRKILGENLLRLHGLARPVRGL; via the coding sequence ATGATCGACGACTTCTTCGTGTTCGACAGCGTCGCCCACGTCCTCAACTTCGAGCCCAAGAACGCCTACGGCCGGCCCGGCCAGATGTTCTCCGACCACCTGTACGCCTTCCACACCACGCTCACCCCGGAGGGCGAGACCCGGCTCGCGCCGGAGGAGTTCCTGCGCCAGTGGACGGTGGACGACATCCGGCGCATGGTGTTCGAGGAGTCGGACACCGACATGCTCGTCGCCATGCCGCTCCCGCTCACCGACCTCTACCACGACGGCCTGTCACCGTGGCAGGAGTGCGCCGAGCTGGCCGCCCGCGACCCCGACAGGACCGTCTTCTGGGGCTCGGTCAACCCGCTCGAGGGGCGCAGGGCGCTCGACCTCATGGAGCGCCAGGTGGGGGAGTTCAACGCGCGGGCGTTCAAGCTGTACAACGTCCGCTACGACTACGGCTCGCCGTACCCGTGGCGGATGGACGACCCGCGGGTGGCGTACCCGATCTTCGAAAAGGCCCGCGACCTCGGGATCAACCTCATCGGCGTGCACAAGGGCGTGCCGCTCGGCCCGCAGCCGATCGAGCACACCCAGACGTGGGACATGGACGGCGCCGCCGCGAACTTCCCCGATCTCAACTTCGTCATCTTCCACGTCGGCCTGCCGTTCCTGGACGAGACCTGCTGGCAGCTCGTGCGCTACCCCAACCTGTACGCGTGCCTGGCCGCCACGGTGAACTTCGTGGTCCGCGCGCCCCGGATGTTCGCCGAGATCATCGGCAAGCTGCTCTTCTGGTGCGGCGAGGACAAGATCATCTACGGCTCGGAGGCGCCGATCTTCCACCCGCAGTGGGCGCTGCGCGCCTTCCGCGACTTCCGCATCCCGCAGGACCTGTGCGACGGGTACGGCTACCCGCAGCTCACCGACCAGGCCAAACGCAAGATCCTCGGCGAGAACCTGCTACGGCTGCACGGCCTTGCCCGTCCGGTGCGCGGCCTGTAA
- a CDS encoding metal-sulfur cluster assembly factor — protein sequence MPDIPQWASQALSGVYDPCCREKGISVVEMGLIRSVELDGGGRARVELLLTTGWCPFAARVLTEVRERIEEQPGVERAEVEVVWDEPWTVERLSPRAARLLRFLPAPAQVPDKEAFIREELR from the coding sequence ATGCCGGATATACCGCAGTGGGCCAGTCAGGCGCTGTCCGGGGTGTACGACCCGTGCTGCCGGGAGAAGGGCATCTCGGTCGTCGAGATGGGCCTGATCCGCTCGGTCGAGCTGGACGGCGGCGGCCGGGCCAGGGTCGAGCTGCTGCTGACGACGGGCTGGTGCCCGTTCGCCGCCCGCGTGCTCACCGAGGTCCGCGAGCGCATCGAGGAGCAGCCCGGCGTGGAGCGGGCCGAGGTGGAGGTCGTCTGGGACGAGCCGTGGACGGTGGAGCGGCTCTCGCCCCGCGCGGCCCGCCTGCTGCGCTTCCTGCCCGCCCCCGCGCAGGTGCCCGACAAGGAGGCCTTCATCAGGGAGGAACTGCGATGA
- a CDS encoding IclR family transcriptional regulator, translated as MTGDPEPSDLIRSVSRALRVLEEVARADRPLPVKVIARRCGLNLSTSYHLVRTLCYEGYLHRRPEGDYLLGSKVAERFHDMLDAFERPPHAGAVLRHLAAVTGHTAYLAQLADGRLLVVDVAEGPRSPWLEDLQAGLETAPHATALGKALLLALPPRDRRAVLMTYGRLPRFTAATPATMEDVEEELARLRPGQVVEEHGQFREQVACAGAVVPGTAWAIGLSTRGLEVPAPAAALLAEAARDLSSS; from the coding sequence GTGACCGGTGACCCAGAGCCCAGCGACCTGATCCGCAGCGTCTCCCGCGCGCTCCGCGTCCTGGAGGAGGTGGCGCGGGCCGACCGGCCCCTGCCGGTCAAGGTGATCGCCCGCCGGTGCGGGCTCAACCTGTCCACCTCCTACCACCTGGTCCGCACCCTGTGCTACGAGGGCTACCTGCACCGGCGGCCGGAGGGCGACTACCTGCTCGGGTCGAAGGTGGCCGAGCGCTTCCACGACATGCTGGACGCCTTCGAACGGCCGCCGCACGCCGGGGCCGTGCTGCGCCACCTGGCCGCCGTGACCGGGCACACCGCCTACCTGGCGCAGCTCGCCGACGGGCGGCTGCTGGTGGTGGACGTGGCCGAGGGGCCGCGCTCGCCGTGGCTGGAGGACCTGCAGGCGGGGCTGGAGACCGCGCCGCACGCGACCGCGCTGGGCAAGGCGCTGCTGCTCGCGCTGCCGCCGCGCGACCGGCGGGCGGTGCTGATGACGTACGGGCGGCTGCCCCGCTTCACCGCCGCGACCCCGGCCACCATGGAGGACGTGGAGGAGGAGCTGGCCCGGCTGCGGCCGGGGCAGGTGGTGGAGGAGCACGGGCAGTTCCGGGAGCAGGTGGCGTGCGCGGGGGCGGTGGTGCCGGGGACGGCCTGGGCGATCGGCCTGTCCACGCGCGGCCTGGAGGTCCCGGCCCCGGCCGCCGCCCTGCTGGCCGAGGCGGCGCGGGACCTATCCTCTTCCTGA
- a CDS encoding NAD(P)H-binding protein, which yields MKVIIFGATGMIGRAALRECLLDERVTDVLTVGRAATGVTHPKLREVVHADLFDLSPIEDRLAGHDACFFCLGVSSAGMSERDYRRLTYDLTVAAGRTLARLNPGSAFVYVSGAGTDAQGRAMWARVKGETENALLGMDLRAYMFRPGYIQPMHGVTSRTRLYRLGYVVTRPLYPVLRRMFPASVLTSEQLAKAMITAAADGAPERVLGPAGINAL from the coding sequence ATGAAAGTGATCATCTTCGGGGCGACCGGCATGATCGGGCGGGCCGCGCTGCGGGAGTGCCTGCTGGACGAGCGGGTCACGGACGTGCTCACGGTGGGCCGGGCGGCCACCGGCGTCACCCATCCCAAGCTGCGCGAGGTCGTCCACGCCGACCTGTTCGACCTGTCGCCGATCGAGGACCGGCTGGCCGGCCACGACGCGTGCTTCTTCTGCCTCGGCGTCTCCTCGGCCGGGATGAGCGAGCGCGACTACCGGCGCCTCACCTACGACCTCACGGTCGCCGCGGGCCGCACGCTGGCCCGGCTCAACCCCGGCTCCGCCTTCGTGTACGTCTCCGGCGCCGGCACCGACGCCCAGGGCCGGGCCATGTGGGCCCGGGTCAAGGGCGAGACCGAGAACGCGCTGCTGGGGATGGACCTGCGGGCGTACATGTTCCGGCCCGGCTACATCCAGCCGATGCACGGCGTCACCTCCCGCACCCGGCTCTACCGGCTCGGCTACGTGGTGACCAGGCCGCTCTACCCGGTGCTGCGGCGGATGTTCCCGGCCTCGGTGCTGACCAGCGAGCAGCTGGCCAAGGCCATGATCACCGCCGCCGCGGACGGCGCCCCGGAACGCGTCCTCGGCCCGGCGGGCATCAACGCCCTCTGA
- a CDS encoding MFS transporter, whose protein sequence is MAIVGGPRHRWVVLAVGVGAQGAFSAMFSGLPVTGVAMRAGYGLSLGALGAVLACLGLGVAVSDLVWGLLTDRYGDRRILLVGLTSTGLLLAGMALAAAPGGGVGTVALAACMFAAGALGGSVNGASGRAVMTWFAEGERGLAMSIRQTAVPAGGAVGVALLPWLAHAYGFRAVYAAPALLCLLAAAATHRWLHEPAPTPTPVPTPVSALAAAPAAMPAPALLLEKGEPAGRGEGAAGGRSPLARWDVWRVALASALLTVPQFAVLAFTAIFLHDTKGAGATLASVTVVIAQLGGGAARIWAGRHTDRRGDRRTVLRGIGVLTGVAMAAVAALAGAPTPLAVAALALGGLLANSWHGVAYTEIAAMAGPARAGTALGLEGTTVFGAAFLTPLLIPLVLAAWSWEAVWAFAAAAAFLAVPLAPARLRGR, encoded by the coding sequence ATGGCGATCGTGGGCGGACCCCGGCACCGATGGGTGGTGCTGGCCGTGGGCGTGGGCGCGCAGGGCGCCTTCTCTGCGATGTTCTCCGGGCTGCCGGTCACCGGCGTCGCGATGCGCGCCGGCTACGGGCTCAGCCTCGGCGCGCTCGGCGCGGTGCTGGCCTGCCTCGGGCTGGGCGTGGCGGTGTCCGACCTGGTGTGGGGCCTGCTGACCGACCGGTACGGCGACCGGCGCATCCTGCTCGTCGGGCTGACCTCGACCGGGCTGCTGCTGGCGGGGATGGCGCTCGCCGCCGCCCCGGGCGGCGGGGTGGGGACGGTGGCGCTGGCCGCCTGCATGTTCGCCGCCGGGGCGCTCGGCGGCAGCGTCAACGGCGCGTCGGGGCGGGCCGTCATGACCTGGTTCGCCGAGGGGGAGCGGGGGCTCGCCATGAGCATCCGGCAGACGGCCGTGCCGGCGGGCGGGGCGGTGGGGGTGGCGCTGCTGCCGTGGCTGGCTCACGCCTACGGCTTCCGCGCCGTCTACGCGGCCCCGGCCCTCCTCTGCCTCCTGGCCGCCGCCGCCACCCACCGCTGGCTCCACGAGCCCGCCCCCACCCCCACCCCCGTCCCCACCCCGGTCTCCGCGCTCGCTGCGGCCCCCGCGGCCATGCCCGCGCCCGCTCTGCTCCTTGAGAAGGGGGAGCCGGCCGGGCGAGGGGAGGGAGCGGCGGGGGGACGGTCGCCGCTGGCGCGGTGGGACGTGTGGCGGGTGGCCCTGGCCAGCGCACTCCTGACCGTCCCGCAGTTCGCCGTCCTCGCCTTCACCGCCATCTTCCTGCACGACACCAAGGGCGCGGGCGCCACCCTGGCCAGCGTCACGGTCGTGATCGCCCAGCTCGGCGGCGGCGCGGCCCGCATCTGGGCGGGCCGCCACACCGACCGGCGCGGCGACCGCCGGACCGTCCTGCGCGGGATCGGCGTGCTGACCGGCGTCGCCATGGCGGCCGTCGCCGCGCTGGCCGGGGCGCCCACCCCGCTGGCCGTCGCGGCGCTCGCCCTCGGCGGCCTGCTGGCCAACTCCTGGCACGGCGTCGCCTACACGGAGATCGCCGCCATGGCGGGCCCGGCCCGGGCCGGGACGGCGCTGGGCCTGGAGGGGACGACGGTGTTCGGGGCGGCTTTCCTCACCCCGCTGCTGATCCCGCTCGTGCTCGCCGCCTGGTCGTGGGAGGCGGTGTGGGCGTTCGCCGCCGCGGCCGCGTTCCTGGCGGTGCCGCTCGCGCCCGCCCGGCTCAGAGGGCGTTGA
- a CDS encoding CGNR zinc finger domain-containing protein has protein sequence MDFIFVSGDLSLDLACTVGHRRSARIDLLPSPADLARWTVAAGLLDAPPPATAADLRLAVELREAVYRLADAARTGATPDPADRDALNRAAAHPPVTVTLGEHGVAHGGDVRAALSSVARAAAELLGGPRAAFIRECEAAPCTRLYLDTSHRRARRWCDMRTCGNRAKAAAFRARHQT, from the coding sequence GTGGACTTCATCTTCGTCAGCGGCGACCTGAGCCTCGACCTGGCCTGCACGGTCGGCCACCGGCGCAGCGCCCGCATCGACCTGCTGCCGTCCCCCGCCGACCTGGCCCGCTGGACGGTCGCGGCCGGCCTCCTCGACGCTCCCCCGCCCGCGACGGCCGCCGACCTGCGCCTGGCCGTCGAACTGCGCGAGGCCGTCTACCGGCTGGCCGACGCGGCCCGCACGGGCGCGACGCCCGACCCGGCCGACCGCGACGCGCTCAACCGGGCGGCCGCGCACCCGCCGGTCACCGTGACGCTCGGCGAGCACGGCGTGGCGCACGGCGGGGACGTCCGGGCGGCGCTGTCCAGCGTCGCCCGCGCCGCCGCCGAGCTGCTGGGCGGCCCGCGAGCCGCGTTCATCAGGGAGTGCGAGGCGGCGCCGTGCACCCGGCTCTACCTCGACACCTCCCATCGCCGCGCCCGCCGCTGGTGCGACATGCGGACGTGCGGCAACCGGGCCAAGGCCGCCGCCTTCCGCGCCCGGCACCAGACCTGA
- a CDS encoding LLM class flavin-dependent oxidoreductase, translated as MQFGIFTVGDVTMDPTTGRTPTEHERIKAMVTIALKAEEVGLDVFATGEHHNPPFVPSSPTTMLGYIAARTERLILSTATTLITTNDPVKIAEDFAMLQHLAGGRVDVMMGRGNTGPVYPWFGQDIRQGIPLAVENYALLHRLWREDVVDWEGRFRTPLQGFTSTPRPLDGVPPFVWHGSIRSPEIAEQAAYYGDGFFANNIFWPKDHFQRLIALYRRRYAHYGHGTAEQAIVGLGGQVFMRKNSQDAIREFRPYFDVAPVYGHGPSLEEFMAETPLTVGSPQQVIERTLQFRDYFGDYQRQLFLMDHAGLPLKTVLEQLDLLGEEVVPVLRKEFAKGRPAEVPDAPTHASLLAAKQAATPAEV; from the coding sequence GTGCAGTTCGGAATCTTCACCGTGGGCGACGTGACCATGGACCCCACGACGGGCAGGACGCCGACCGAGCACGAGCGGATCAAGGCTATGGTGACGATCGCGCTCAAGGCCGAGGAGGTCGGCCTGGACGTGTTCGCGACCGGCGAGCACCACAACCCGCCGTTCGTGCCGTCCTCCCCCACGACCATGCTCGGCTACATCGCGGCCCGCACCGAGCGGCTGATCCTGTCCACCGCCACGACGCTCATCACCACCAACGACCCGGTGAAGATCGCCGAGGACTTCGCCATGCTCCAGCACCTGGCGGGCGGCCGGGTGGACGTGATGATGGGCCGGGGCAACACCGGCCCGGTCTACCCGTGGTTCGGCCAGGACATCCGCCAGGGCATCCCGCTGGCCGTCGAGAACTACGCGCTGCTGCACCGGCTGTGGCGCGAGGACGTGGTGGACTGGGAGGGCCGCTTCCGCACGCCGTTGCAGGGCTTCACCTCGACGCCGCGCCCCCTGGACGGGGTGCCGCCGTTCGTGTGGCACGGCTCGATCCGCAGCCCCGAGATCGCCGAGCAGGCCGCCTACTACGGCGACGGCTTCTTCGCCAACAACATCTTCTGGCCGAAGGACCACTTCCAGCGGCTCATCGCCCTCTACCGCCGGCGCTACGCCCACTACGGCCACGGCACGGCGGAGCAGGCGATCGTCGGGCTCGGCGGGCAGGTGTTCATGCGCAAGAACTCCCAGGACGCGATCAGGGAGTTCCGCCCGTACTTCGACGTCGCCCCGGTGTACGGCCACGGCCCCTCGCTGGAGGAGTTCATGGCCGAGACGCCGCTGACCGTCGGCAGCCCGCAGCAGGTCATCGAGCGGACGCTGCAGTTCCGGGACTACTTCGGCGACTACCAGCGCCAGCTCTTCCTCATGGACCACGCGGGCCTGCCGCTGAAGACCGTGCTGGAGCAGCTCGACCTGCTGGGCGAGGAGGTCGTGCCGGTGCTGCGCAAGGAGTTCGCCAAGGGCCGGCCGGCCGAGGTGCCCGACGCGCCGACGCACGCCTCCCTGCTGGCCGCCAAGCAGGCGGCCACCCCCGCGGAAGTCTGA
- a CDS encoding CE1759 family FMN reductase: MKLVVVTAGLTQPSSTRLLADRLAEAAARRLAGHEPDVRVIELRELAGDVANAFVTGFPGARLREALEAVTAADGLIAVTPIFSGSYSGLFKSFFDVLDNTALTGKPVLIAATGGTARHSLALEHALRPLFAYLRAVVVPTAVYAAAEDWGGAQDAFTDGLGERVERAAEELAGLLLHRVPAAGQEPEEVVPFEEQLAALRPKR, from the coding sequence ATGAAGCTCGTCGTCGTCACGGCGGGGCTCACCCAGCCCTCCTCGACCCGGCTGCTGGCCGACCGCCTCGCCGAGGCGGCGGCCCGGCGCCTGGCCGGGCACGAGCCGGACGTGCGCGTGATCGAGCTGCGCGAGCTGGCCGGGGACGTGGCCAACGCCTTCGTCACCGGCTTCCCCGGCGCCCGGCTGCGCGAGGCGCTGGAGGCCGTCACGGCGGCCGACGGGCTCATCGCGGTCACGCCCATCTTCAGCGGCTCCTACAGCGGCCTGTTCAAGTCGTTCTTCGACGTGCTGGACAACACGGCGCTGACCGGCAAGCCGGTGCTGATCGCGGCGACCGGCGGCACCGCCCGGCACTCGCTGGCGCTGGAGCACGCGCTGCGGCCGTTGTTCGCCTACCTGCGGGCCGTCGTCGTCCCGACCGCCGTCTACGCGGCGGCCGAGGACTGGGGCGGCGCGCAGGACGCCTTCACCGACGGGCTCGGCGAGCGGGTCGAGCGGGCGGCGGAGGAACTGGCCGGCCTGCTGCTGCACCGTGTGCCGGCGGCCGGGCAGGAGCCGGAGGAGGTCGTGCCGTTCGAGGAGCAGCTCGCGGCACTTCGCCCGAAGCGGTAG
- a CDS encoding chitosanase, protein MLTATLLTLSLALGGAPASTASADLTDPHKKDIAMQLVSSAENSSLDWKAQYGYIEDIEDERGYTAGIIGFCSGTGDMLELVELYAQRKPGNVLAKYLPALRKVNGTDSHAGLDPTFTKDWRTAAKDPVFQQAQNDERDRVYFDPAVGQAKKDGLRALGQFVYYDAMVMHGPGSDKLSFGGIRKAALAKAKPPAQGGSEVTYLNAFLDARKAAMKAEEAHEDTTRVDTMQRVFLKNGNLDLNPPLTWKVYGDSYTIKS, encoded by the coding sequence GTGCTGACAGCCACCCTCCTGACCCTCTCCCTCGCCCTCGGCGGCGCCCCCGCGAGCACGGCCTCCGCCGACCTCACCGACCCGCACAAGAAGGACATCGCGATGCAGCTGGTGTCCAGCGCGGAGAACTCCTCCCTCGACTGGAAGGCCCAGTACGGCTACATCGAGGACATCGAGGACGAGCGCGGCTACACGGCGGGGATCATCGGCTTCTGCTCCGGCACCGGCGACATGCTGGAGCTGGTCGAGCTCTACGCGCAGCGCAAGCCGGGCAACGTGCTGGCCAAGTACCTGCCCGCGCTGCGCAAGGTCAACGGCACCGACTCGCACGCCGGCCTCGACCCGACCTTCACCAAGGACTGGCGGACCGCCGCCAAGGACCCCGTCTTCCAGCAGGCCCAGAACGACGAGCGCGACCGCGTCTACTTCGACCCGGCGGTCGGCCAGGCCAAGAAGGACGGCCTGCGCGCGCTCGGCCAGTTCGTCTACTACGACGCCATGGTCATGCACGGCCCCGGCAGCGACAAGCTCAGCTTCGGCGGCATCAGGAAGGCCGCCCTGGCCAAGGCCAAGCCCCCGGCGCAGGGCGGCAGCGAGGTGACCTACCTCAACGCCTTCCTCGACGCGCGCAAGGCCGCGATGAAGGCCGAGGAGGCGCACGAGGACACCACCCGGGTGGACACCATGCAGCGGGTGTTCCTGAAGAACGGCAACCTCGACCTGAACCCGCCGCTGACCTGGAAGGTGTACGGCGACAGCTACACGATCAAGAGCTAG